The following proteins are encoded in a genomic region of Rhodoferax aquaticus:
- a CDS encoding 2-dehydropantoate 2-reductase — MKICIVGAGAIGGMLGTRLALHGTTQVSALARGDTLQALRSHGWRMGTAQGLLQCAATASDSAADLGVQDLVIITVKGQALAALAPQLAPLLGPNTLVMPAMNGVPWWFCQHLPAFADAPLQSLDPDNTIGQAIALERVVGCVVHASAATSEPGWVQHRMGQGLIVGLATGGQDPRVQAIADVLAQAGFDVTHSGHIRQDIWYKLWGNLTMNPISAMTGASADLILGDPLVRSFCADAMLEASAIGTLLGCPIDQSPEDRQQITAKLGAFKTSMLQDAEAGRSLELDAIVTAVQEIGTRLAVPTPNINALLGLTRLFARVHGLYPKES; from the coding sequence ATGAAGATTTGCATCGTTGGCGCGGGCGCCATTGGCGGCATGTTGGGCACCCGCTTGGCATTGCACGGAACCACTCAGGTGAGCGCTCTGGCGCGCGGCGACACACTCCAAGCCTTGCGCAGCCACGGCTGGCGCATGGGCACCGCACAAGGCTTGCTGCAATGCGCGGCCACTGCCAGCGATTCAGCGGCGGACTTGGGCGTGCAAGACTTGGTCATCATCACGGTCAAAGGCCAAGCCTTGGCAGCCTTGGCGCCCCAGCTAGCACCGCTACTGGGCCCCAACACCTTGGTGATGCCCGCCATGAATGGTGTGCCGTGGTGGTTCTGCCAGCACCTGCCCGCCTTTGCCGATGCCCCGCTACAAAGCCTGGACCCTGACAACACCATTGGCCAGGCCATTGCCCTAGAGCGCGTGGTGGGTTGTGTGGTGCATGCCAGCGCCGCCACGTCGGAGCCGGGTTGGGTACAGCACCGCATGGGGCAAGGCCTGATCGTGGGGCTTGCCACCGGCGGCCAAGACCCGCGCGTGCAAGCCATTGCCGATGTGCTGGCGCAAGCAGGCTTTGATGTGACCCACAGCGGCCACATCCGCCAAGACATTTGGTACAAGCTGTGGGGCAACCTCACCATGAACCCCATCTCGGCCATGACAGGTGCAAGCGCTGACCTGATTTTGGGCGACCCCTTGGTACGTAGCTTTTGCGCAGACGCCATGTTGGAAGCCTCGGCCATCGGCACCCTGCTGGGCTGCCCCATTGATCAAAGCCCGGAAGACCGCCAGCAAATCACCGCCAAGCTGGGGGCCTTCAAAACCTCGATGCTGCAAGACGCTGAAGCAGGGCGCAGCTTGGAGCTGGACGCCATCGTCACGGCAGTGCAAGAAATTGGAACCCGGCTGGCCGTGCCTACGCCCAATATCAATGCCCTCTTGGGCCTGACCCGCTTGTTTGCGCGGGTGCACGGCCTGTACCCGAAGGAAAGTTAG
- the gph gene encoding phosphoglycolate phosphatase (PGP is an essential enzyme in the glycolate salvage pathway in higher organisms (photorespiration in plants). Phosphoglycolate results from the oxidase activity of RubisCO in the Calvin cycle when concentrations of carbon dioxide are low relative to oxygen. This enzyme is a member of the Haloacid Dehalogenase (HAD) superfamily of aspartate-nucleophile hydrolase enzymes (PF00702).) — protein MLTPSYLQAALVDLDGTLVDTMDDFVAVLRCMLAELPAPYCDFAVERATVEPLVGKGTENLVKSLLALVDTAQAAIHSEAARADGTLTAQALESYYRHYQRINGSLAQVYPGVLQGLEAMRARGMRLACVTNKPTGFAKDLLAIKGLDGFFEITIGGDAVARKKPDPMALLMACEALGTVPTHTLMVGDSSNDAQAARAAGCPVLLVSYGYNHGHAITTVDADAYTDSLAEIPWDRWPAELAA, from the coding sequence ATGTTGACCCCTAGCTATTTGCAAGCCGCCTTGGTAGATTTAGACGGCACCTTGGTAGACACCATGGACGACTTTGTTGCCGTGCTGCGCTGCATGTTGGCCGAATTGCCAGCCCCCTACTGTGACTTCGCGGTAGAGCGTGCCACCGTGGAGCCGCTGGTCGGCAAGGGCACAGAAAACTTGGTAAAAAGCTTGCTGGCGCTCGTGGATACTGCGCAAGCAGCTATCCATAGTGAAGCAGCTCGCGCAGACGGCACGCTCACCGCGCAGGCATTGGAGAGTTACTACCGCCACTACCAGCGCATCAACGGGAGCTTGGCGCAGGTCTACCCCGGCGTGCTGCAGGGCTTGGAGGCCATGCGGGCGCGCGGCATGCGCCTGGCCTGCGTGACCAACAAGCCCACGGGCTTTGCCAAAGACTTGCTGGCCATCAAAGGGCTGGATGGTTTTTTCGAAATCACCATTGGCGGTGACGCCGTGGCCCGCAAAAAGCCCGACCCCATGGCACTGCTGATGGCGTGCGAGGCCTTGGGCACTGTGCCCACCCACACCCTGATGGTGGGCGACAGCAGCAACGACGCCCAAGCCGCCCGCGCAGCGGGCTGCCCCGTGCTCTTGGTGAGCTATGGCTATAACCACGGCCACGCCATTACCACGGTAGACGCCGACGCTTACACCGACAGCTTGGCCGAGATTCCCTGGGACCGGTGGCCCGCCGAGCTTGCGGCATAA
- a CDS encoding outer membrane beta-barrel protein gives MTLTSIRTSRLAHAASGLLAATLVCCAPTAFAQNQSRSNEPVGHGYVGLTGGPSDFSRISGGNGLYSREDRNTAYSVAFGNYYLSPDVGLELGYTNFGQVSRGGGTTKAEGINLSLIGKLPLNQSFNLLGKIGTTYGHTDVSAQPLSGVTQGSESGFDWSYGIGTELLINPQWSAVLLYDETLMKFAGGSSDRVSTVRLGARMRF, from the coding sequence ATGACTTTGACTTCCATCCGAACCTCGCGCTTGGCGCATGCGGCCAGCGGCTTGCTGGCTGCCACGCTTGTGTGTTGCGCGCCCACCGCTTTCGCCCAAAACCAATCCCGAAGCAACGAACCCGTAGGCCACGGCTATGTGGGCTTGACCGGTGGGCCGTCGGACTTTTCACGCATCAGTGGCGGCAACGGCCTGTACTCCCGCGAAGACCGCAACACCGCCTACAGCGTGGCCTTTGGCAACTACTACCTGAGCCCTGACGTGGGCTTGGAGCTGGGCTATACCAACTTCGGCCAGGTGTCGCGCGGGGGTGGCACCACCAAGGCCGAGGGCATTAACTTGAGCCTCATAGGCAAGTTACCGCTCAACCAGTCGTTCAACCTGCTGGGCAAGATAGGCACCACCTACGGCCATACGGACGTGTCCGCGCAACCCTTGTCCGGTGTGACGCAGGGCAGCGAGAGTGGCTTTGACTGGTCCTACGGCATCGGTACGGAGTTGCTCATCAACCCGCAGTGGTCGGCTGTACTGTTGTATGACGAAACGTTGATGAAGTTTGCGGGTGGCAGCTCAGACCGGGTGAGCACGGTCAGGCTCGGTGCACGCATGCGTTTTTAG
- a CDS encoding CsbD family protein — MNKDQFKGSVKDLTGKAQQAAGKALDNKEMQLKGLQKQAVGNAEKAIGDAKQGVKDVADAVKHAAKAR; from the coding sequence ATGAACAAAGACCAATTCAAGGGTTCCGTGAAAGACCTGACCGGCAAAGCCCAGCAAGCGGCCGGTAAAGCCTTGGACAACAAAGAGATGCAACTCAAGGGCCTGCAAAAGCAAGCCGTAGGCAATGCCGAGAAAGCCATTGGCGATGCCAAGCAAGGCGTGAAAGATGTGGCCGACGCCGTCAAGCACGCAGCCAAAGCACGCTGA
- a CDS encoding patatin-like phospholipase family protein: MTSIQPATLHEQLLTSTLQEVFGDIDAESLARIRPRMTTVHLPGGEVLMQQGDPSDSIYLVLSGRLRASICDAEGHMESVGEIGRGEPIGEMGVISQAPRGATITALRDCVLLRLAAEDFTELLQTWPNVALPLARKLMERLSRSNRKRSQQRHMVNVCVLPLHADLDIQALGGTLRDSIAQQLARSQYTSQADLYPIALINRDAVNQALGAGAADTELSQDRQYHQLLAWLDEQELRHTMQVLVADQDDTPWTRLCLRHADLILLVANAQGDCQLSDVEAQHLTRESPAVAVTRSLLLLHPADTRTPTHTKRWLTARPHIPVEGFSHFHVRHGNAADWGRLARIVAGQATGLVLAGGGARGFSQLGVMQALEEHGIEWDMAGGTSIGSVMAAYAAMDLDATHTTKLAAKAFSVNPTGDFNWLPIMSIIRGNRLANVIRDAVVNALGHPIGIEDLWKPYFCVASNYSKAQAQTLRMGDLATSITASVSIPAALPPVLSQGDLLTDGGTFNNFPVDIMRASGAARVIGVDMSRDRYRPLALEAMPSSVELFVDRFFRPRSRRKYKGLPSLAAIVFNVAAMSSQSHEKRMRKELDLGFTPDVSRVGMLEWGSFHKVVNIGLEHAREKLGSDPRVFQPEWFNSQISASRL; the protein is encoded by the coding sequence GTGACAAGCATTCAACCAGCAACCTTGCACGAACAGTTGCTGACATCCACATTGCAAGAGGTGTTTGGCGACATCGACGCCGAATCCCTTGCCCGCATACGCCCGCGCATGACCACCGTTCACCTCCCCGGTGGCGAAGTGCTGATGCAGCAAGGCGACCCTTCCGACAGCATTTACCTGGTGCTCTCTGGTCGACTGCGCGCGTCCATCTGCGATGCAGAAGGGCATATGGAATCGGTGGGTGAAATTGGGCGGGGCGAGCCCATTGGTGAGATGGGGGTTATCAGCCAAGCGCCACGCGGCGCCACCATTACGGCGCTGCGCGACTGTGTGTTGCTGCGCTTGGCAGCCGAAGACTTTACCGAGCTACTGCAAACCTGGCCCAACGTGGCGCTGCCCTTAGCCCGCAAGCTCATGGAGCGACTCTCGCGCAGCAACCGCAAGCGTTCGCAGCAACGCCACATGGTCAATGTGTGTGTGCTCCCGCTGCATGCCGACCTCGACATTCAAGCTTTGGGCGGCACTTTGCGTGACTCCATCGCCCAGCAATTGGCGCGCTCGCAGTACACCAGCCAAGCCGACCTATACCCCATTGCCCTCATTAACCGTGACGCGGTCAACCAAGCGCTGGGCGCCGGTGCTGCGGACACCGAGTTGTCACAAGACCGCCAATACCATCAGCTTCTGGCTTGGCTCGACGAACAAGAGCTGCGCCACACCATGCAAGTCTTGGTTGCAGACCAAGACGACACGCCGTGGACCCGGCTTTGCTTGCGCCATGCGGACTTGATTCTGCTGGTAGCCAACGCCCAGGGCGACTGCCAGCTCAGCGATGTGGAAGCCCAACACCTGACGCGCGAAAGCCCTGCTGTGGCTGTCACCCGCAGCCTCTTGCTGTTGCACCCTGCGGATACACGAACGCCGACCCACACCAAGCGCTGGCTAACAGCGCGACCTCACATTCCGGTAGAAGGGTTTTCGCACTTCCATGTGCGCCATGGCAATGCGGCAGATTGGGGACGTTTGGCCCGCATCGTTGCCGGCCAAGCGACTGGTTTGGTGCTAGCAGGCGGTGGCGCCAGAGGGTTTTCGCAGCTAGGGGTTATGCAGGCCTTGGAGGAGCACGGCATTGAGTGGGACATGGCTGGAGGCACCAGCATTGGCTCGGTGATGGCAGCCTATGCCGCCATGGACTTGGATGCCACCCACACGACAAAATTGGCGGCCAAAGCTTTCTCAGTGAACCCCACGGGAGACTTCAATTGGCTGCCCATCATGTCCATCATTCGGGGCAATAGGCTTGCCAACGTCATCCGTGACGCGGTGGTCAATGCATTGGGACACCCCATTGGCATCGAAGACCTGTGGAAGCCCTACTTCTGCGTGGCGTCTAACTACTCGAAAGCCCAAGCGCAAACCCTGCGCATGGGAGATTTGGCAACGTCCATTACCGCCAGCGTCTCTATACCGGCGGCCTTGCCCCCAGTGCTATCCCAAGGCGACTTACTCACCGATGGCGGCACCTTCAACAACTTTCCGGTGGACATCATGCGGGCCTCTGGTGCTGCAAGGGTCATTGGTGTGGACATGAGCCGCGACCGCTACCGCCCACTGGCGCTGGAGGCCATGCCGTCCAGCGTGGAGCTGTTTGTAGACCGCTTCTTTAGACCGCGCTCGCGCCGCAAATACAAAGGCCTACCCAGTCTTGCGGCCATTGTGTTTAACGTGGCGGCCATGTCGAGCCAATCCCACGAGAAACGCATGCGCAAAGAGCTAGACCTCGGCTTCACGCCCGATGTGTCCCGCGTGGGCATGTTGGAGTGGGGATCGTTTCACAAGGTGGTCAACATTGGCTTGGAGCATGCGCGCGAGAAGCTCGGCAGTGATCCCCGCGTCTTTCAGCCAGAGTGGTTCAACTCGCAGATATCAGCTTCGCGTTTGTGA
- a CDS encoding HDOD domain-containing protein yields MGWFSRLFSRGQENVPTKARAPSGVAAGHDAPPAAATATKSGAPPQDAAVFLPWLTATQALVDTALSPKEQALLATLNALLRQPSLPEALLPRAAQLIPRLVALMREHELPVFMVAKKISRDPVLMAEVLHLANSPNYRAGEPIDRLEDAIAQIGHNGLNCCIAKVLFKPIVRDSASLLTAGLAQRLWDRADQLAERGASLAQHQHQRTLDGYLVGLLSTTGWNVALAAWRKAGLALPLAPSKAFASAADAATLRLFGHAAKAWDITEGFMAFSQDLYAHGLQQTHHPLATVLRQARHATETGVH; encoded by the coding sequence CCGCTGGCCATGACGCACCGCCTGCGGCGGCTACCGCGACCAAGAGTGGTGCTCCACCCCAGGATGCAGCGGTTTTTTTGCCATGGTTAACTGCCACGCAGGCCTTGGTAGACACCGCACTCAGCCCTAAGGAGCAGGCGCTTTTGGCGACGCTGAACGCACTGCTGCGGCAGCCTAGCCTGCCCGAGGCCTTGCTGCCGCGCGCCGCCCAGCTCATACCGAGGTTAGTCGCACTCATGCGTGAGCACGAACTACCGGTGTTTATGGTGGCCAAGAAAATCAGCCGCGACCCAGTGCTCATGGCCGAAGTGCTGCACTTGGCTAACAGCCCAAACTACAGGGCGGGCGAGCCCATTGATCGGTTGGAAGACGCCATTGCCCAAATAGGACACAACGGGCTGAACTGCTGTATTGCCAAAGTGCTGTTCAAGCCGATTGTGCGAGACAGTGCATCGCTGCTCACTGCGGGGCTAGCCCAACGACTGTGGGACCGGGCAGATCAACTGGCCGAACGCGGAGCCTCACTCGCCCAGCACCAACACCAACGGACTTTAGATGGCTACTTGGTAGGCTTGCTCAGCACCACGGGTTGGAATGTGGCGCTGGCTGCTTGGCGCAAAGCGGGGCTTGCCTTGCCGCTTGCGCCCAGCAAGGCGTTTGCCAGCGCTGCAGACGCTGCGACCCTGCGCCTCTTTGGCCATGCCGCCAAAGCCTGGGACATCACCGAGGGGTTTATGGCCTTTAGCCAAGACCTCTACGCCCACGGCCTGCAACAAACCCACCACCCGCTGGCCACCGTGTTGCGCCAAGCGCGACACGCTACGGAGACGGGCGTGCATTAG